A DNA window from Labrys wisconsinensis contains the following coding sequences:
- a CDS encoding acyl-CoA dehydrogenase family protein has protein sequence MAAVAEASPLLEPASRRMQRVATEVAQRHAGDVDARARFPAETVTALKQERLLGAMVPAHLGGEGASLAEIADLCATLAQGCGSSAMVFAMHQIKLTSLISHGLGSEWHRAFAREIAARQLLIASSTTEAGIGGDLRNSICAVETEGGRFRLVKEAPVISYGAHADTILVTARKGPEAASSDQVLVCVRKADYTLERTGGWDTLGMRGTCSEGFKLSCEGSVEQIIPKPFSEIAAQSMLATSHILWSSVWFGIATDAMARAQAFVRAAARRQPGVTPPGALRLAEGTTKLHALKALIKSALARFEAAKASEDALSSIGFAVEMNNLKVTVSTVAAEVVQTALMITGIAGYKNDTPFSVARNLRDVLSAAIMISNDRILTNTSNLLLVSRFDSSLAD, from the coding sequence ATGGCCGCCGTCGCCGAAGCCTCGCCGCTCCTCGAGCCCGCGTCCCGGCGCATGCAGCGCGTCGCCACCGAGGTGGCGCAGCGGCATGCCGGAGACGTCGACGCCCGGGCGCGCTTTCCCGCCGAGACCGTGACGGCGCTGAAGCAGGAACGCCTGCTCGGGGCGATGGTGCCGGCGCATCTGGGCGGCGAGGGCGCCTCGCTGGCCGAGATCGCCGACCTCTGCGCCACGCTGGCCCAGGGCTGCGGCTCCAGCGCCATGGTCTTTGCCATGCACCAGATCAAGCTGACCAGCCTGATCTCGCACGGCCTCGGCAGCGAATGGCACCGCGCCTTCGCCCGCGAGATCGCGGCGCGCCAGCTGCTGATCGCCTCCTCCACCACGGAGGCCGGCATCGGTGGCGACCTGCGCAACTCGATCTGCGCGGTGGAGACGGAAGGCGGCCGCTTTCGCCTGGTGAAGGAGGCGCCGGTCATCTCCTACGGCGCCCACGCCGACACCATCCTCGTCACCGCCCGCAAGGGGCCGGAGGCGGCGAGCTCGGACCAGGTGCTGGTCTGCGTGCGCAAGGCCGACTACACCCTGGAGCGCACCGGTGGCTGGGACACGCTCGGCATGCGCGGCACCTGCTCGGAGGGCTTCAAGCTCTCCTGCGAGGGCTCCGTCGAGCAGATCATCCCAAAACCCTTCTCCGAGATCGCGGCGCAGTCGATGCTGGCGACCTCGCATATTCTGTGGAGCAGCGTCTGGTTCGGCATCGCCACCGACGCCATGGCCAGGGCGCAGGCCTTCGTGCGCGCCGCCGCCCGCCGCCAGCCCGGCGTCACGCCGCCCGGCGCCTTGCGCCTGGCGGAGGGGACGACGAAGCTGCATGCTCTCAAGGCGCTGATCAAGAGCGCCCTTGCCCGCTTCGAGGCGGCCAAGGCCAGCGAGGACGCGCTCTCCTCCATCGGCTTCGCGGTGGAGATGAACAACCTCAAGGTCACGGTCTCCACCGTGGCGGCCGAGGTGGTGCAGACGGCGCTCATGATCACCGGCATCGCCGGCTACAAGAACGACACGCCCTTCTCCGTCGCCCGCAACCTGCGCGACGTGCTCTCCGCCGCGATCATGATCTCCAACGATCGCATCCTCACCAACACCTCGAACCTGCTCCTGGTGAGCCGCTTCGACTCGAGCCTCGCGGATTGA
- a CDS encoding acyl carrier protein produces the protein MQDRIREILASVAPLAVPIDTLSDQADLYDAGLTSFASVQLMLALESAFDVEFPEHMLTRRTFSSIAAIAGSIAELAPEHA, from the coding sequence ATGCAGGATCGCATCAGAGAGATTTTGGCCAGCGTCGCGCCGTTGGCGGTCCCGATCGACACGCTGTCGGACCAGGCCGACCTCTACGACGCCGGCCTCACCTCCTTCGCCTCGGTGCAGCTGATGCTGGCGCTGGAATCGGCGTTCGACGTCGAGTTCCCGGAGCACATGCTGACGCGCCGGACCTTCTCGTCCATCGCGGCGATCGCCGGCTCGATCGCCGAGCTGGCGCCCGAGCACGCCTGA
- a CDS encoding WecB/TagA/CpsF family glycosyltransferase: protein MFAGAFPTVTIGGMPIAALSIGETVAMMLRAARERPRGYRPLYLTSANGEVVSRYHDDPAIATLFDQADMINADGQPLVMASRILCDQPLPERVATTDLFEPMAAAASREGLSFYFFGATEEENRKAVATVRERFPRLRIAGRSHGFLRGEELARKIEEIDALAPDILWLALGVPREQAFVVAWSSRLRNVGMIKTSGGLFNFLSGTNSRAPRWMQKVGLEWAYRTWLEPRRLFWRYLVTNPKALVHIIRRSQ, encoded by the coding sequence ATGTTCGCCGGCGCCTTTCCCACCGTGACCATCGGCGGCATGCCGATCGCGGCGCTGAGCATCGGCGAGACCGTAGCGATGATGCTGCGCGCCGCCAGGGAGCGGCCGCGCGGCTATCGCCCGCTCTACCTCACCTCGGCCAATGGCGAGGTGGTGTCGCGCTACCATGACGACCCCGCCATCGCCACGCTGTTCGACCAGGCCGACATGATCAACGCCGACGGCCAACCCCTGGTGATGGCCTCGCGCATCCTGTGCGACCAGCCGCTGCCCGAGCGCGTGGCGACCACGGACCTGTTCGAGCCGATGGCCGCCGCCGCCAGCCGCGAGGGCCTGTCCTTCTATTTCTTCGGCGCCACCGAGGAGGAGAACCGCAAGGCGGTGGCGACGGTGCGCGAGCGCTTCCCGCGGCTGCGCATCGCCGGACGCTCGCACGGCTTCCTGCGCGGCGAGGAGCTCGCCCGCAAGATCGAGGAGATCGACGCGCTCGCCCCCGACATCCTCTGGCTCGCCCTCGGCGTGCCGCGCGAGCAGGCCTTCGTCGTCGCCTGGTCGTCGCGGCTCCGGAATGTCGGCATGATCAAGACCAGCGGCGGCCTGTTCAACTTCCTGTCCGGCACCAATTCGCGCGCGCCGCGCTGGATGCAGAAGGTCGGGCTGGAATGGGCCTACCGCACCTGGCTGGAGCCGCGCCGCCTGTTCTGGCGCTATCTGGTCACCAATCCGAAAGCCCTGGTGCATATCATCCGGCGGTCGCAATAG